gaatcaccaattaacccaacAAGCATCTTTTTGGAGgtgaaaacccacacagacacagggtgAACATGCCTGGCCCAGAAAGCTGGCTTCACGCCTGGATCTTCTCACTGAGAGGCATCGTtgctaaccaccaagccacAAGCTACTCAGattgacacttttattttaaacatgaaaatgattGATGGCCTATTAGTGAAACTGCCACAAATAAGCACACCTGATATCTTACATTTTCTTGTGCTTGAGTCTTTTGGTTGCATTACATGCATTACAATCCATTGTTGCTCATAACAATTTACATACAATTGGTGTAACTTTATTATAAATTCTTACAAAGGTATCTTGTTTTCAAATAATACTGCAGCACCTTAGTCAATCACGTTTTACCTGACAGACCAGTATCATCGAGTGCTactgaatatgtgtgtgcatttctgactgaaagataacatctgcTGCAATCCCTTTATCTATTCACTACAATatactggattcatgttaatgtgtatttaaaggtatttcaaaccaaaacaaagatacacagtactgtgcaaaacttttagatgtggaaaaaaatgctgtataCCAAGAATGCTTTTAGAAAACGCAAAGTGAGAAAACAAGAGGGAAATCTAATCcccatcaatatttggtgtcaTTAAACCTTTGCCTTTAAACAAGCGTCAGCCCTTATAgatacacttgcacaaagtcagggattttgtatgATTGTAGATGCAGTGGTCGGAAGGAAACAGCAGTGCcgtcagctcagaactggcagaaaccagtgggacccaggtacacccatctactgacCAGGaatggtcttcatggaagagttgcagccaaaaattctcccctctgacatggaaacaaggccaataGACTCGACTATGCacgaaaacataggaactggggtcagaaaaatggcagcaggttctctggactgatgagtcaaagaaGAGCGCTACAATAATGAGCGTTTttaggcaacagtgaagcatggtggaggttccttgcaagtttggggctgcatttctgcaaatggagaccaatggtgtcctcaatgctgagaaatacaggcagatacttatccatcatcaataccatcagggaAGCATACAAGTTTGTTCTGCAGCCATTAactcattaagaactatcttaagcataaagaagaacaagaagtcctagaagtgatggcatggctcccacagagccctgatctcaacatcatggagtgtatctaggattacatgaagagataGAAGGATCTGAGGAAGCCTATATTCACAGAAGGATCTGTGGTTGCTTCTCTAAGATGTTTCGAACAACCTACCAGCatagttccttcaaaaactgtaagTGTAGCTAGAAGAATTAATGCTGTCTTGAGGGCATAGGTTGGTCACACCAGATATCGATTTGATTTAGATTACTCTTCCATTAccacacttccatttttgaaagcattcttagtttacggtattttttccacacctgcctaaagcTTTTGCAcagtaatgtatattttatgctTAGTTCTTCGTAAAGATGATTTTATCTTTAGGAGGGAGGCACTCATGATCGCACAGATCTAGGGATCTgatcttttcattattttctttcaccttcattGTATCAGAATGACAGCAGACACTTCAACTCAGAttcttgatttgtttatttttcatgttacaatggcattttaaaaatagattgtcatttattcattatccAAATATATGACAATATATCTGAACGTACAAAATGAACGAGTAACCCCTCATGGAGTTTACATGTAGCCTTGTGCACCACATCCAGATTAGTACTAGGTTGGGACTGGTTTGATGATACTCTGGATCTGGATTCATTTGGGATCCCAGACACAATCCTTCTCCAAACCATTCTTCACTATTCCACAGTCGGAACCCAGGCAGTGTCGTATCCGTAGTCACATCATGAAGACTTGTCCACAACATGGACAGACGTACGGATTTTGGCCTGGTCTGTATATCCACTCGAGCGGAATTGTTTCAATGGCACTCTCGAGTGAGATTGGGGTTCGGCTTGGTTTAATGACTTTCTGGATCTGGATACGTTTGGGATCCCAGACACAATTCTCCTCCAAGCCGCTCTTCACCATTCCACAGTCAGGTGGCACCCAGGCAGTGTCGTATCCGTGGTTATGCCAATTCTTCTGATGAGGGTGGTTTTGATGATCGATGGCAATCACTTTTCCCACGTTGACCGAAACCCTAATGACGACCCTGTCAAAAAAGGGGTGACCAATAGGATAGCGGCTCGCTTTCTGCAGATCTCTGCTGAGGTAGACACCAGGACCAAGCATGCCATTTGCCGACCGATGAAAGCCAAAGGCCAAGATCCTCTGAGCATTGGCCCTGGTTGTTCCATGGTACATGACATATGTTTTGTCTTCAGCAGGTTCTTCAAGCATCCGAACTTCCCCTGCTGCCAGAAAGTCATcttcatcccactgatactgtGACCCGTAGCTCATGTTGATGTGCCTGTGTCAAATAACTGCAAATAACAACATGACAGGAATGAAATTTAAGAATCCCCAATTTATAGTCCTATAGCTTTAAAGCTATTTCTgcaaaaaatgactgaaaacatcagcagattttcacacaagtccagAAAGCAGATAGagaacaaatcaaacaaatgaaagaaataataatattgtaagTAATAGAGCTTGGGTTAAAATACGTTCATATTTGCAatgatttttatgcagaaacataaaaaaattgtgatgtgtaaAATTTTGACT
The sequence above is drawn from the Mugil cephalus isolate CIBA_MC_2020 chromosome 3, CIBA_Mcephalus_1.1, whole genome shotgun sequence genome and encodes:
- the LOC125005407 gene encoding uncharacterized protein LOC125005407, with product MSGSQYQWAEDDFLPAGAVRMTRQPDNNKTYVMYHGTTKANAQSILASGFQQSADGMLGRGVYLSRDLQKASRYPIGHPVFDRVVIKVVVNVGNVISINRQNHPYQKTWHDHGYDTAWVPPKCGMVKSGLEEDCVWDPKRIQIQQVMKPTQTQPGISIMNLLELLRLEIHRHINMSYGSQYQWDEDDFLAAGEVRMLEEPAEDKTYVMYHGTTRANAQRILAFGFHRSANGMLGPGVYLSRDLQKASRYPIGHPFFDRVVIRVSVNVGKVIAIDHQNHPHQKNWHNHGYDTAWVPPDCGMVKSGLEENCVWDPKRIQIQKVIKPSRTPISLESAIETIPLEWIYRPGQNPYVCPCCGQVFMM